A window of Vicinamibacteria bacterium contains these coding sequences:
- a CDS encoding nuclear transport factor 2 family protein, which yields MKIPSMTFLAIALAGFAAGPATAQIDTSTDEGQINQTLRDVRLALATGDIDGAMKFYWNDPRMTVIDPDEGIRLNGWTYYKTWLSDRASVQKTLLWRAHERKLHVRGNNAYVTFLVTRQVQMGNMVRQQNERGTYVLKKMDGKWLIVAQHISAWPQMVLFQQTK from the coding sequence ATGAAGATCCCGTCCATGACGTTTCTTGCCATTGCCCTCGCCGGCTTCGCCGCGGGCCCGGCCACGGCCCAGATTGACACCAGCACCGATGAGGGCCAGATCAACCAAACGCTGCGGGACGTGCGCCTTGCCCTCGCCACGGGCGACATCGACGGCGCCATGAAGTTCTACTGGAACGATCCAAGAATGACGGTCATCGACCCCGACGAGGGCATTCGGCTCAACGGCTGGACTTACTACAAAACGTGGCTTTCTGACCGAGCCTCCGTGCAGAAGACCCTCCTTTGGCGTGCCCACGAGCGGAAGCTTCATGTCAGGGGCAACAATGCATACGTGACCTTCCTGGTTACGCGGCAGGTCCAGATGGGCAACATGGTTCGGCAGCAAAACGAGCGTGGTACCTATGTCTTGAAGAAGATGGACGGCAAGTGGCTCATCGTGGCCCAGCACATTTCCGCCTGGCCCCAGATGGTGCTCTTCCAGCAAACCAAGTGA